The following nucleotide sequence is from Phormidium ambiguum IAM M-71.
TGCGATCGCTTTCCAAATCCCGAATTGCTTTTTCCCAATACCACTCTTCCGCCATTCCCGGATATTTATAGCGAGCAAGATTAACCAAACGTTCGGCAATATCTCTGTATCCACCAACCATTTTAATTAGTGTATTTTGTAATTCAGTTAAAGATGCTGATTTTCCTCGATCGGAAAAAGCAGCCGAATTTTTTCTTTGCCAAGGTTTGCGCCGAGATTGTACTTTTTTTATTTGATCTAATGCTACTCGGTATTGTTGCCAATTCTCTCGATTAAAGTAAATATTAGCAGCTTGTTGATAGTCATCAATTGCCCCTTGTAAATCTTCAAAATCCAAACGAGCAGTTGCTCTTTGATAATATGCTTGTGGATCGTCTAGTCTTTCTTTAATTACGCGGGAATAATCTTCAATTGCTAAACGATGATTGCCAAATTTGTAATGAGCATTACCTCGATAAATATAAGCATCAATGTAATTAGGATCGATTTGTAATGATCGATCGCAATCATTAATAGCACCGCCATAATCACCCATTTCTATCCGCACCATTCCTCGGTAACAATAAGCCTGTAAATTTTGGGGATTAAGCTGTAATGCTTTGTTTAAATCAGTAATCGCTTGTTGATGATAACCAAGTTTACTTAACACCATCCCTCTATAAGAATAAGCTTGAGCATCATTAGGATCGGTTTGAATAAACCAATTTAAATCTTCCCAAGCTTCTTTTAATTCGCCGCGTTGTACTTTTTGTAAAGTCTGATAATAAAAATTCGTATGTGTTGCTAATGCAGATTGAATCCGATTTTGTTCTGCTTGAATTTCTGTAATATTATCAATGCAACGTTGACAATTTTGTTTATCTTTTTCGGTTAAATAAATGTTAGCAGCTTGCTTAAAACTAGCGATCGCTGCCGATAAATTTCCCAATCTACGGTAAGCTGTTCCTTGCAAACTATAAGCAGCAGCTAAATTGTTATTTATTTTCAAACTTTGTTCCGCGTCAGCGAGTGCGCCTGCGGGATCTTTTAATGCTAACTTAGTCAATCCGCGACTTAAATAAATTTCCGTTTTTTCTGGCTGTAATTGCAAAGCTTGG
It contains:
- a CDS encoding tetratricopeptide repeat protein yields the protein MEQEQDFYNRGLEKAQAGDFAGAVREFDRVLRINPQCVEAYYKRGRCRFELGDRTGAIADYNQALQLQPEKTEIYLSRGLTKLALKDPAGALADAEQSLKINNNLAAAYSLQGTAYRRLGNLSAAIASFKQAANIYLTEKDKQNCQRCIDNITEIQAEQNRIQSALATHTNFYYQTLQKVQRGELKEAWEDLNWFIQTDPNDAQAYSYRGMVLSKLGYHQQAITDLNKALQLNPQNLQAYCYRGMVRIEMGDYGGAINDCDRSLQIDPNYIDAYIYRGNAHYKFGNHRLAIEDYSRVIKERLDDPQAYYQRATARLDFEDLQGAIDDYQQAANIYFNRENWQQYRVALDQIKKVQSRRKPWQRKNSAAFSDRGKSASLTELQNTLIKMVGGYRDIAERLVNLARYKYPGMAEEWYWEKAIRDLESDRTD